A DNA window from Arachis duranensis cultivar V14167 chromosome 3, aradu.V14167.gnm2.J7QH, whole genome shotgun sequence contains the following coding sequences:
- the LOC107479388 gene encoding LOW QUALITY PROTEIN: uncharacterized exonuclease domain-containing protein At3g15140-like (The sequence of the model RefSeq protein was modified relative to this genomic sequence to represent the inferred CDS: substituted 1 base at 1 genomic stop codon) yields MDDPVHIERFNHDCSRELQVASAERHKICSQNFDFFLVLDLEGRVEILEFPVLMISAKTMQVEDIFHRFVRPTEMSKQRINEYIEGKYGKFGVERVWHDTAVPFKEVIQXFEAWLMQRQLWKGGSLVGAAFVTCRNWDLKTKVPQQCQVSKLKLPPYFMEWINLKDVYLNFYKRRDDESHNHTQRVLKQMVAGVLPPTSTFC; encoded by the exons ATGGATGATCCTGTCCACATTGAGAGGTTCAATCATGACTGCTCCAGGGAGCTTCAAGTGGCATCTGCTGAGCGGCACAAGATATGCTCTCAGAATTTTGACTTTTtccttgtgcttgatttagaggGTAGGGTTGAGATTCTTGAGTTTCCGGTTCTAATGATTAGTGCTAAAACAATGCAAGTTGAAGACATTTTCCACAG GTTTGTGAGGCCCacagaaatgagtaaacaaAGAATAAATGAATACATTGAAGGGAAATATGGAAAATTTGGGGTTGAGAG gGTATGGCATGACACAGCGGTACCCTTCAAGGAAGTTATTCAATAATTTGAAGCTTGGCTAATGCAACGTCAATTGTGGAAAGGTGGGAGCCTTGTTGGTGCAGCATTTGTAACTTG TAGAAATTGGGATTTGAAGACAAAGGTACCTCAGCAGTGTCAAGTGTCCAAACTAAAGCTTCCACCATATTTTATGGAGTGGATTAATCTAAAAGATGTATATCTCAACTTCTATAAAAGAAGG GATGATGAGAGCCACAATCACACACAGAGAGTTTTAAAGCAAATGGTAGCAGGAGTTCTTCCTCCCACATCAACTTTTTGTTAA